The Ananas comosus cultivar F153 unplaced genomic scaffold, ASM154086v1, whole genome shotgun sequence nucleotide sequence TGAAGCCATTGATCTCTTCCTCCAGATACTGGGATCCGAGGCGGTCAATGCGGATGGCGTGACTTTCTTGTCTTCCCTAATGGCAATCTCTCAGTTACAGGATGTCAAGCTGGGCCAGCAGGTCCATGCTTATTTGATAAAGGACAATCTGTCGGCGGTTCCGTTGATTGTCCGCAATGCGCTCATCGTCATGTACTCGAGGTGCGGTCGTGTTCAATCTGCCTTTGATTTGTTTTGTCAAATGCCGAAGAGAGATATTGTATCTTGGAACACCATGATCACTTGTTTCGTGCAGAATGGTTTTGACTTGGAGGGCATATTGCTTGTCTACGAGATGCAAAAAAAGGGACTCATTGTTGATTCTGTCACTTCTACAGCCTTGCTTTCTGCCGCATCAAATCTGAGCAGTATCCGAATTGGAAAAGAGACACACGGGTATCTCCTCAGGCATGGAATACAGTTTGAAGGAATGGAAAGTTATCTCGTTGACATGTATGCAAAATCGGGCTGTGTTGAGACTGCACGACAGCTGTTTGATGGGAATTCCCCTCCCAACCGAGACCAAGTCACTTGGAATGCTATGATTGCTGGATATACACAAAGCGGACAGACTGAACAGGCTATCACAGTGTTCCGTGCAATGCTTGAAGAAGGCTGGGAACCAAATGCAGTGACTCTCTCACCACTGCTGTCTGCTTGTGATCCAGTTGGTGGAATACAAGCTGGTAAACAGATTCATGGGTTTGCAATTCGCCACTATCTGGATGATAATGTTTTTGTTGGTACAGCTCTCGTGGACATGTATTCCAAGTGTGGTGATATTTTCGCTGCGGAAAGAGTGTTTGAGGGAATGCCTGTAAAGAACACAGTCACTTACACGACAATGTTGTCCGCATTGGGTCAGCATGGGCTTGGTGCGAGAGCTTTGTCCCTCTTTCACACGATGGAAAAGTTGGGGACAAAGCCAGATGCTGTCACCTTCGTGGCAGTGATCTCAGCATGTAGTTACTCTGGGTTGGTCGATGATGGTCTTGCTGTATATTATTCGATGGAGAAATTTGGGATCGCGGCCACACCGGAGCATCACTGTTGTGTTGTGGACTTAATGGGCAGAGCTGGGAGAGTGGAGGAAGCATATGAGTTTGTTAACAGCTTGGGGGAGGATGGTAATTTCGTAGGAATCTGGGGATCGTTGCTTGCGGCATGTAAAGTGCATGGGAAGTTAGAGTTGGGAAAGCTGGTTTCAGAGAGGCTCTTTCAACTTGAGGAAGAATATGGGATTGCAGGCTACCATGTTCTTCATTCAAATTTACATGCTGTGGAGGGTAATTGGGACAATGTTGACAGGGTGAGgaaggagatgagagagaggggGTTGAGGAAGGTGCCTGGATCCAGCTGGATTTATGTTGATAATGCAGCACACAGATTTAATTCTAGGGACCAAAAGCACCCAGAAAATTTCCAAATATACTCGATGTTGCAAGAGCTAACATTAGAGATGAAATCTTCTGGTTTTAAGACGCTAGATCCTTGCATTTTGGATGGGGTTGCTGAGTTCTGAATATCGTAGTATCTTTCAAGGCTAAACTTTGGCAACTCCCAAGTATTGGCGGTCAGAAGGAGACACTTAAGTAGAAAAAGGTGATTGACAAATCCTTTCCTCCAGGTGTTAACATTGCTTGTTCTTTGAAGAAGAGGGCCCTAGAATGTTAATGCAGATGTCATCAGCTGCTAGCGAGTAGAAGATCAGGCTGTGCGTTGTCACTGCATTGTCACTGCAAGTATGAGCAGAAGCAGTTAAATAATCGTGCGTCATGTTTATTACAAAGCCAGTCATTTTAACATCGATTACCCTGTTTTATACGCTC carries:
- the LOC109704634 gene encoding pentatricopeptide repeat-containing protein At3g22150, chloroplastic-like — translated: MSSSSSSLVPPLLVLCPSNAATSSSSSRLPPLLPSSLTTPAATIREESDHAKSPKRPTALLRARLSRLCKEGRLDRARRLFDSILPGAADPPPTLLWNTLLIGYVCNSLPDDALRLYALMNMNNSFPRSASASASDSDHYTYSSALKACAHSRRLRLGRSIHCHLIRRSSAPPKNPVLNNSLLNMYACASDPEPARPDVVRALFDRMPRRNAVSWNTVVAWYVRSCRPNDALALFKCMIEAGIRPSTVSFVNVFPAVAAADGVICHDALYGLLIKHGKEYADDLFVVSSAICMFSELGDIKSARQVFDRADDKNTEVWNTMINGHVQNGQYVEAIDLFLQILGSEAVNADGVTFLSSLMAISQLQDVKLGQQVHAYLIKDNLSAVPLIVRNALIVMYSRCGRVQSAFDLFCQMPKRDIVSWNTMITCFVQNGFDLEGILLVYEMQKKGLIVDSVTSTALLSAASNLSSIRIGKETHGYLLRHGIQFEGMESYLVDMYAKSGCVETARQLFDGNSPPNRDQVTWNAMIAGYTQSGQTEQAITVFRAMLEEGWEPNAVTLSPLLSACDPVGGIQAGKQIHGFAIRHYLDDNVFVGTALVDMYSKCGDIFAAERVFEGMPVKNTVTYTTMLSALGQHGLGARALSLFHTMEKLGTKPDAVTFVAVISACSYSGLVDDGLAVYYSMEKFGIAATPEHHCCVVDLMGRAGRVEEAYEFVNSLGEDGNFVGIWGSLLAACKVHGKLELGKLVSERLFQLEEEYGIAGYHVLHSNLHAVEGNWDNVDRVRKEMRERGLRKVPGSSWIYVDNAAHRFNSRDQKHPENFQIYSMLQELTLEMKSSGFKTLDPCILDGVAEF